A portion of the Lolium rigidum isolate FL_2022 chromosome 1, APGP_CSIRO_Lrig_0.1, whole genome shotgun sequence genome contains these proteins:
- the LOC124657766 gene encoding LRR receptor-like serine/threonine-protein kinase HSL2 — translation MKPFSPYSWFWRSKRSNCDALRYTEQDIVNNHGDDSSMSIIDTGIYGALYRVRLQNTSRALVVKKLQNESGTVDASVDDRCQKEVNLLGGICHGNIISLRDCIRRENFILLVYGHAENGSLHQWLHPLLQLAGEDDRRRPPLDWPARRAIAIGVADGLCYLHHGRINPVVHHNINSTNIVLDTDHKPKIAGFDFARVSLAGPDQPVPVSDLAAGNIFGYTAPEYATLVTAKVDVYSLGVVLLELVTGRVANDAGGDGHLATWARRHCNRLMENAGDFSDVVDTGIPDRSPYLKEMAAMFRLGVDCTVKDPLERPAMPKVLRRLRNCGR, via the exons ATGAAACCATTCTCGCCCTACAGTTGGTTCTGGCGCAGCAAGAGAAGCAATTGCGACGCTTTGCGTTATACCGAGCAAGACATAGTTAACAACCATGGCGACGACAGCTCCATGAGCATCATTGATACTGGCATCTACGGGGCGTTGTACCGAGTTCGCCTGCAGAACACATCGAGGGCGTTGGTGGTGAAGAAGCTGCAGAACGAGAGCGGAACGGTGGACGCCAGTGTGGACGACCGATGCCAGAAGGAGGTGAACTTGCTGGGCGGCATCTGCCACGGCAACATCATCAGTCTTAGAGACTGCATTCGGAGGGAGAACTTCATCCTGCTCGTCTATGGCCACGCCGAGAACGGCAGCCTCCACCAGTGGCTGCACCCTCTCCTCCAGCTGGCCGGCGAGGATGATCGGCGGCGGCCCCCGTTGGACTGGCCGGCGAGGCGGGCCATCGCCATAGGCGTCGCCGATGGGCTCTGCTACCTCCACCACGGACGCATAAACCCCGTCGTGCACCACAACATCAATTCTACCAACATCGTGCTCGACACTGATCACAAGCCCAAGATCGCAGGTTTCGATTTTGCGCGGGTCAGCCTTGCCGGACCTGACCAACCGGTGCCGGTCTCGGACCTCGCTGCTGGCAATATATTCGGGTACACAGCTCCAG AATATGCGACACTGGTGACCGCGAAGGTTGATGTATACAGCCTCGGTGTGGTGCTGCTGGAGCTCGTCACCGGGCGGGTGGCTAACGATGCGGGTGGGGATGGCCACTTAGCAACATGGGCACGGAGACATTGCAACCGCCTGATGGAGAACGCTGGAGATTTCAGCGACGTCGTCGACACTGGCATCCCGGATCGATCGCCGTACCTCAAGGAGATGGCGGCTATGTTCAGGCTGGGCGTCGATTGCACCGTCAAGGATCCACTGGAGAGGCCAGCCATGCCCAAggttctccgccgcctccgcaaCTGTGGCCGCTGA